One window of Natrinema sp. SYSU A 869 genomic DNA carries:
- a CDS encoding beta-L-arabinofuranosidase domain-containing protein, which produces MSSHGGPGDTVTLADVEVDDEFWSPRRERNRKVTIEYQYEQLEESGTLENFRRVAAGESGGFQGMWFQDSDAYKWIEAASYVLAQRDDPELEENVDAVISLIADAQGADGYVNTYFSLVEPENRWTNLHMMHELYCAGHLIESAVAHYRATGKETLLDVAIDFADLVDDVFGDEIQGVPGHEEIELALVKLYRVTGTTRYLDLAKYFIDLRGTDDRLAWEIDNPETLGGGEYEDGAIIPDARSVFTHEDGTYDGRYAQAHEPLRDQETVDGHSVRAMYLFAAATDLAIETSESELIEAIERLWTNMTTKRMYVTGGIGPEEAHEGFTTNYDLRNDAYAETCAAIGSVYWNQRLFELTGEAKYADLIERTLYNGFLAGVSLDGTEFFYENPLESDGDHHRKGWFTCACCPPNAARLLASLGEYIYSQRESELYVNQYVSSTVTTTVGDATVKLSQDSSLPWSGGVAIDVDADGASVPLRLRIPEWTESTTVTVNGEPLEASVPSEGYLELEREWTDDRIELTVDQTVTQLEAHPDVAADAGRVALKRGPLVYCLEAVDNDRPLHQYEDPSSAVSTEYRPDLLEGATVIEGEASVPDREGWDDELYRPASETARERTEFTAVPYYAWDNRDPGSMRVWIRS; this is translated from the coding sequence ATGAGTTCACACGGAGGGCCCGGAGACACGGTGACGCTCGCGGACGTCGAAGTCGACGACGAATTTTGGTCGCCGCGACGGGAGCGAAACAGGAAGGTGACGATCGAATACCAGTACGAACAACTCGAGGAGTCCGGCACGCTCGAGAACTTTCGGCGCGTCGCAGCCGGAGAGTCCGGCGGCTTTCAGGGGATGTGGTTTCAGGACTCGGACGCCTACAAGTGGATCGAAGCGGCCTCATACGTGCTCGCTCAGCGCGATGATCCGGAACTCGAGGAGAACGTCGACGCGGTGATTTCGCTGATCGCCGATGCACAGGGGGCAGACGGCTACGTGAACACCTACTTCTCGCTGGTCGAGCCCGAGAATCGGTGGACGAACCTCCACATGATGCATGAACTCTACTGTGCCGGGCATCTGATCGAATCCGCAGTCGCCCACTACAGAGCGACGGGAAAGGAGACGCTGCTCGACGTGGCGATTGACTTCGCGGATCTCGTCGACGATGTCTTCGGCGACGAGATCCAGGGGGTCCCCGGCCACGAGGAGATCGAACTGGCGCTCGTGAAGCTCTACCGGGTTACCGGCACGACTCGATATCTCGACCTCGCGAAATACTTCATCGATCTCCGCGGGACGGACGATCGATTGGCGTGGGAAATAGACAATCCGGAGACGCTCGGCGGCGGCGAGTACGAGGACGGTGCCATCATTCCCGACGCACGGAGCGTCTTCACCCACGAAGACGGAACGTACGACGGGCGGTACGCTCAGGCCCACGAGCCGCTCCGAGACCAGGAGACCGTCGACGGCCACTCCGTCAGGGCGATGTACCTGTTCGCGGCGGCGACGGACCTCGCCATTGAGACGAGTGAGTCCGAGTTGATCGAGGCCATAGAGCGCCTCTGGACGAACATGACCACCAAGCGGATGTACGTCACCGGCGGGATCGGCCCCGAAGAAGCACACGAGGGGTTCACGACGAACTACGATCTCAGAAACGACGCCTATGCCGAGACCTGCGCCGCGATCGGAAGCGTCTACTGGAATCAGCGGCTGTTCGAACTCACCGGCGAGGCGAAGTACGCCGATCTCATCGAGCGAACGCTATACAATGGCTTCCTCGCCGGTGTCTCGCTCGACGGGACCGAGTTCTTCTACGAAAATCCCTTAGAGAGCGACGGCGACCATCACCGAAAGGGATGGTTCACCTGCGCGTGCTGCCCGCCGAACGCGGCCCGTCTCCTCGCGTCGCTGGGCGAATACATCTACAGCCAGCGGGAGTCAGAACTCTACGTCAATCAGTACGTCAGCAGCACCGTCACGACGACGGTCGGCGACGCGACCGTCAAACTGTCACAGGATAGTTCCCTCCCCTGGTCCGGCGGGGTGGCCATCGACGTTGACGCCGACGGAGCGTCGGTGCCGCTTCGCCTTCGAATTCCCGAGTGGACCGAATCGACGACGGTGACGGTAAACGGCGAGCCGCTCGAGGCTTCCGTCCCATCGGAGGGCTACCTCGAGCTAGAACGGGAGTGGACCGATGATCGGATCGAGTTGACCGTTGACCAGACGGTCACGCAACTGGAAGCACATCCGGACGTAGCTGCCGACGCCGGCCGCGTCGCCCTCAAACGCGGCCCGCTCGTCTACTGCCTCGAGGCGGTCGACAACGATCGGCCGCTCCATCAGTACGAGGACCCGTCTTCGGCGGTTTCGACGGAGTATCGACCGGACCTGCTCGAGGGGGCCACGGTCATCGAGGGAGAGGCGAGCGTGCCAGATCGGGAGGGCTGGGACGACGAACTGTATCGCCCAGCGAGCGAGACAGCTCGGGAACGGACCGAGTTCACCGCGGTGCCGTACTACGCGTGGGACAACCGCGATCCCGGATCAATGCGGGTCTGGATACGGTCGTAG
- a CDS encoding mandelate racemase/muconate lactonizing enzyme family protein — MSMDYRQLSDPNAEYTMRDLSAETMGVSSSRGPRDVEITDVQTTIVDGNYPWTLVRVYTDAGLVGNGESYWGAGEQEIIERMAPFLEGENPLDIDRLYEHLVQKLSGEGSIAGKAISAISGIELALHDVAGKILDVPAYQLIGGKYRDEMRMYCDCHTEEEADPDACADEAERVVEDLGYDALKFDLDVPSGHEKDRANRHLRGPEIEHKAEIVEKVTERIGDRADVAFDCHWSFSSGSAHRLAERLEDYDVWWLEDPIPPENHDVQAEVTKRTSTPITVGENVYRNHGNRRLLEEQAVDIVAPDVPRVGGMRQTRKIADLADMYYVPVAMHNVSSPIGTMASIHVGAAIPNSLAVEYHSYELGWWSDLVEEDIIHEGYAEVPEKPGLGLTLDFDAVEEHLADGAEMFDEA; from the coding sequence CTGTCGATGGACTACAGACAGCTGTCCGACCCGAACGCAGAGTATACGATGCGCGACCTCTCCGCGGAGACGATGGGGGTTTCCAGCTCTCGCGGGCCGCGCGATGTCGAGATTACGGACGTCCAGACGACCATCGTCGACGGCAACTATCCGTGGACGTTGGTCCGTGTCTACACTGACGCGGGTCTCGTTGGGAACGGCGAGTCCTACTGGGGAGCCGGCGAACAGGAGATCATCGAGCGGATGGCACCCTTCCTCGAGGGCGAGAACCCGCTCGACATCGACCGACTTTACGAACACCTCGTCCAGAAGCTCTCCGGTGAGGGCTCGATCGCCGGGAAAGCGATTTCCGCGATTTCCGGGATCGAGCTCGCACTCCACGACGTCGCCGGCAAGATTCTGGACGTGCCGGCCTACCAGCTCATCGGTGGCAAGTACCGCGACGAAATGCGGATGTACTGCGACTGCCACACCGAGGAGGAGGCTGACCCGGACGCGTGTGCCGACGAGGCAGAACGCGTCGTCGAGGACCTCGGCTACGACGCACTGAAGTTCGACCTCGACGTCCCCAGCGGTCACGAGAAAGACCGCGCGAACCGCCACCTCCGGGGCCCCGAGATCGAACACAAGGCCGAAATCGTCGAGAAGGTCACCGAACGCATCGGCGACCGCGCCGACGTCGCCTTCGACTGTCACTGGTCGTTCAGTTCCGGCAGCGCACACCGCCTCGCCGAGCGCTTAGAGGACTACGACGTCTGGTGGCTCGAGGACCCAATCCCGCCGGAGAACCACGACGTCCAGGCCGAAGTCACCAAGCGCACCTCGACGCCGATCACCGTCGGCGAGAACGTCTACCGCAATCACGGCAACCGCCGCCTCCTCGAGGAGCAGGCGGTTGATATCGTCGCGCCGGACGTGCCTCGCGTCGGTGGGATGCGCCAGACGCGGAAGATCGCGGATCTCGCGGACATGTACTATGTGCCGGTCGCGATGCACAACGTCTCCTCGCCGATCGGGACGATGGCCAGTATCCACGTCGGCGCGGCGATTCCGAACTCGCTGGCCGTCGAGTACCACTCCTACGAACTGGGCTGGTGGTCGGATCTCGTCGAGGAAGACATCATCCACGAGGGGTACGCAGAAGTGCCGGAGAAGCCGGGGCTGGGCCTGACGCTCGACTTCGACGCCGTCGAGGAGCATCTGGCTGACGGTGCTGAAATGTTCGATGAGGCG
- a CDS encoding ABC transporter ATP-binding protein → MSKRDHRLEEYRDAVEWPLVRLFARFSRSRRRWFSLGLLAGLFERMASLIPPFVLGVAIDAVFNQTTAYELPLVSDGIVPATTEGQLWFSFGIIFGCYVLTALLATVRMLSVDYFSHHLMHVVRTSTYDKMQQLDVRFFDGHEKGELMSILNNDISNFEQFFDDALTRAVRIGTVLVGITAILVYLNWQLAIVTLGAVPLLTAFTLWFMRRVEPIYDRIRSSVGSMNTRLENNLGGIHLIKTMTTESYESDRVGDVSYRYFDTNWQRIKLNTAYHPGSNFITNVSFAATFIIGGYWVVVGPPPLFSGTLTVGSLVTFLFMSQRFTGPLKQIARIIEQYENARASGKRVVGLMDMPVAIEDVDDATALSDVDGRVEYDDVSFGYDPDEEYVLEDVSFEVDPGETVAFVGPTGAGKSTVVRLLMRMYETDEGEVRIDGHDVCDVTLSSLRDTIGYVSQENYLFGGTVRENIAYGTFDATDEEVVAAATAAQAHAFITELPDGYDTEVGEEGVKLSGGQRQRIALARIILSNPEILVLDEATSDVDTETEMLIQRSLEEITADRTTFVIAHRLSTVRDADTILVLDDGEIVERGSHNALLEADGLYANLWKVQAGEINDLPDAFVERITRNG, encoded by the coding sequence GTGTCCAAGAGAGACCATCGATTAGAGGAGTACCGTGACGCAGTCGAGTGGCCGCTGGTCCGTCTCTTTGCCCGGTTCAGTCGAAGCCGTCGCCGCTGGTTCTCGCTCGGGCTGCTCGCCGGATTGTTCGAACGGATGGCGTCGCTGATCCCGCCGTTCGTTCTCGGTGTCGCCATCGACGCCGTGTTCAACCAGACGACGGCGTACGAACTGCCGCTCGTTTCGGACGGGATCGTTCCGGCGACGACGGAGGGACAGCTCTGGTTCTCGTTCGGGATCATCTTTGGGTGTTACGTACTCACGGCGCTGCTGGCGACAGTGCGGATGCTCTCCGTCGACTATTTTTCGCACCACCTGATGCACGTCGTTCGCACGTCGACGTACGACAAGATGCAACAACTGGACGTTCGCTTTTTCGACGGCCACGAGAAGGGCGAACTCATGAGCATCCTGAACAACGACATTTCCAACTTCGAGCAGTTCTTCGACGACGCTCTCACTAGAGCGGTTCGGATCGGGACGGTACTCGTCGGCATCACCGCTATTCTCGTCTACCTGAACTGGCAGCTTGCGATCGTGACGCTGGGAGCGGTCCCCTTGCTCACCGCGTTCACGCTGTGGTTCATGCGCCGGGTCGAGCCGATCTACGACCGGATCAGATCGAGCGTCGGCAGCATGAACACCCGCCTCGAGAACAATCTCGGAGGGATCCACCTCATTAAGACGATGACGACGGAGTCCTACGAATCCGACCGCGTCGGCGACGTGTCCTACCGCTACTTCGATACGAACTGGCAACGGATCAAGCTCAACACGGCGTACCACCCGGGGAGCAACTTCATCACAAACGTGTCGTTCGCAGCGACGTTCATCATCGGCGGCTACTGGGTCGTTGTCGGGCCGCCGCCACTGTTCAGCGGAACGCTCACCGTCGGCTCGCTCGTCACCTTCCTGTTCATGAGTCAGCGGTTTACCGGCCCGCTCAAGCAGATCGCGAGAATCATCGAGCAGTACGAAAACGCGCGTGCGTCTGGCAAACGCGTCGTCGGCCTCATGGACATGCCCGTCGCCATCGAGGACGTAGACGACGCGACGGCGCTGTCCGACGTCGACGGTCGCGTCGAGTACGACGACGTGAGTTTCGGCTACGATCCCGACGAGGAGTACGTCCTCGAGGACGTCTCGTTCGAGGTCGATCCAGGCGAGACGGTCGCGTTCGTCGGCCCTACTGGTGCGGGCAAGTCCACAGTGGTCCGACTCCTCATGCGGATGTACGAGACCGACGAGGGTGAGGTCAGGATCGATGGCCACGACGTCTGCGACGTGACGCTGTCGAGTCTCCGGGACACGATTGGCTACGTCAGTCAGGAAAACTACCTCTTTGGCGGCACAGTCAGGGAGAACATCGCGTACGGGACTTTCGATGCGACCGACGAGGAGGTCGTCGCGGCCGCTACGGCCGCACAGGCCCACGCATTCATCACGGAACTTCCGGACGGGTACGACACCGAGGTCGGCGAGGAGGGCGTCAAGCTCTCCGGCGGGCAACGCCAGCGAATCGCGCTTGCGCGCATCATCCTCTCGAATCCGGAGATCCTCGTGTTAGACGAGGCAACCAGCGACGTCGACACCGAGACAGAGATGCTCATTCAGCGCTCGCTCGAGGAAATCACCGCTGACAGAACGACGTTCGTCATCGCCCACAGACTGTCGACCGTTCGCGATGCCGATACCATCCTCGTCCTCGACGACGGTGAGATCGTCGAGCGAGGGAGCCACAACGCGTTGCTTGAGGCGGACGGTCTCTACGCGAACCTCTGGAAGGTACAGGCCGGCGAGATAAACGATCTCCCGGACGCGTTCGTCGAGCGAATTACCCGGAACGGGTGA
- a CDS encoding universal stress protein: protein MDNALVVIDDTDAHRTLLTEAGQLAHDTGATLTVLSWITPDQADETAANIEAIEQVEGTSYSDPDPTATAQQFARQFAADVLESADDSIEFTTEGIVTDGDERADEIIAAAERLGCDHLFLIGRQRSPTGKALFGDVAQRILLNFDGTVTLKMN from the coding sequence ATGGATAACGCACTCGTCGTTATCGATGACACTGATGCACACCGAACGCTGCTCACAGAGGCCGGACAACTCGCACACGATACCGGCGCGACCCTGACCGTGCTCTCGTGGATAACGCCGGATCAGGCCGACGAGACGGCGGCAAACATAGAGGCCATCGAACAGGTCGAAGGAACGTCATACAGCGATCCCGATCCGACCGCCACCGCACAGCAGTTCGCACGACAGTTCGCAGCAGACGTGCTCGAATCGGCTGACGATTCGATCGAGTTCACTACCGAGGGAATCGTCACCGACGGAGACGAGCGCGCCGACGAGATTATCGCCGCTGCGGAGCGACTCGGCTGCGATCACCTCTTTCTCATCGGCCGACAGCGGTCGCCGACCGGGAAAGCGCTGTTTGGCGACGTCGCCCAGCGCATCCTGCTCAACTTCGACGGTACCGTGACGCTCAAAATGAACTGA
- a CDS encoding alpha-L-arabinofuranosidase C-terminal domain-containing protein — MADAHITVHTAAGIDRIEPEVHGHFSEHLGRCIYDGVWQSDSADEDGFREDVVSLLSDLEVPVLRWPGGCFADDYHWEDGVGPQEERPRRRNLFWAQGTEELPEESNAFGTDEFLELCERIGTEPYLAANVGSGDPQEAADWVEYCNYDGDTELADRRRENGHEEPYGVKYWGLGNENWGCGGQMTPEQYARKYRQFATYVGTMDNLMLDHEIERIACGFEGHEWNRRFLEEVNGSAWGAEFPLDHLTLHHYYGRTMNVSEADEDQYDQLLVEALEMEDHIERMAAAINAVATTRDIGVIIDEWGTWHPEATADNGLEQPGTVLDALSAAAVLDIFNDHSDVVTMTNIAQTVNVLQCLVETDGDDAWARPTYRVFDMYAPHKGSEAVQTSVEAPTRELTDDDRELPLVGASASVDDDEAYVTVTNLDCRETHTIDVNLEGMSLEADDVDAELLFEDHDPAVEADADNAAEFTAEDLDVSIDNGSLIAELPASTVAGISIE, encoded by the coding sequence ATGGCTGACGCACATATTACAGTTCATACTGCAGCGGGTATCGACCGCATCGAACCCGAAGTACACGGTCACTTCTCCGAACACCTTGGGCGGTGTATCTACGATGGCGTCTGGCAAAGCGACAGCGCGGACGAGGACGGGTTCCGGGAAGACGTCGTCTCACTCCTGTCCGACCTCGAGGTTCCCGTTCTTCGCTGGCCCGGCGGCTGTTTCGCCGACGACTATCATTGGGAAGACGGCGTCGGCCCACAGGAGGAGCGACCGCGACGTCGGAACCTCTTCTGGGCGCAGGGGACCGAAGAACTCCCCGAAGAGTCCAACGCCTTCGGCACCGACGAGTTCCTGGAACTGTGTGAACGCATCGGTACGGAACCGTACCTCGCAGCCAACGTCGGCTCGGGCGATCCACAGGAAGCCGCCGACTGGGTCGAGTACTGCAACTACGACGGCGACACCGAACTCGCGGATCGTCGACGGGAGAACGGACACGAGGAGCCCTACGGCGTCAAATACTGGGGGCTCGGCAACGAGAACTGGGGCTGTGGCGGCCAGATGACTCCCGAGCAGTACGCCCGGAAGTACCGCCAGTTCGCGACCTACGTCGGGACCATGGATAACCTGATGCTCGATCACGAGATCGAGCGCATCGCCTGTGGCTTCGAGGGCCACGAGTGGAACCGCCGCTTCCTCGAAGAGGTCAACGGCTCGGCGTGGGGCGCGGAGTTCCCGCTCGACCACCTCACGCTGCATCACTACTACGGGCGGACGATGAACGTTTCCGAGGCGGACGAGGACCAGTACGACCAGCTCCTCGTCGAAGCGCTCGAGATGGAAGACCACATCGAGCGAATGGCCGCGGCGATCAACGCGGTGGCGACGACTCGCGACATCGGCGTCATCATCGACGAGTGGGGCACTTGGCATCCCGAAGCGACGGCCGACAACGGGCTTGAACAGCCGGGGACCGTCCTCGACGCCCTCTCCGCAGCAGCCGTCCTCGACATCTTCAACGACCACAGCGACGTCGTGACGATGACGAACATCGCACAGACGGTCAACGTCTTGCAGTGTCTCGTCGAGACCGACGGGGACGACGCCTGGGCGCGTCCGACCTACCGTGTCTTCGACATGTACGCGCCGCACAAGGGTAGCGAGGCCGTTCAGACATCGGTCGAAGCACCAACGCGCGAACTCACCGATGATGACCGCGAACTGCCGCTCGTTGGCGCGTCTGCGTCGGTCGACGACGACGAGGCCTACGTTACCGTCACGAACCTCGACTGCCGTGAGACGCACACGATCGACGTCAACCTCGAGGGCATGTCGCTCGAAGCCGATGACGTCGACGCCGAACTCCTGTTCGAGGACCACGACCCTGCAGTGGAAGCCGACGCCGACAACGCGGCGGAGTTCACCGCTGAGGACCTCGACGTCTCGATCGACAACGGATCTCTGATAGCAGAACTTCCAGCGTCGACGGTGGCCGGAATTTCGATCGAGTAA